The proteins below come from a single Bacteroidota bacterium genomic window:
- a CDS encoding OmpH family outer membrane protein — MKSLKITTSILLLALFTSNISFAQSFSYVDTEYILDKIPEYKSAQKQLDELAENWKAEIRVKVQEVDNLYNAYQAEQVLLPDEIRKKRENEILKKEDELNKLKEAKFGKEGDLFKKRKELIKPIQDKVFDAIQKLAQNEGIDFVFDKSGAVTMLFVNAKYDRSDEVLEILGIENIEK, encoded by the coding sequence ATGAAGTCACTCAAAATTACAACCTCCATTTTATTATTAGCTCTCTTTACATCAAACATTTCTTTTGCACAAAGTTTTTCCTATGTGGATACAGAATATATACTGGATAAAATACCAGAATATAAATCAGCCCAAAAGCAGTTAGATGAATTAGCTGAAAATTGGAAAGCTGAAATTCGTGTTAAAGTTCAGGAAGTGGACAATCTTTATAATGCCTATCAAGCTGAACAAGTTTTGCTCCCAGACGAAATAAGAAAAAAGCGTGAGAACGAAATCTTAAAGAAAGAGGATGAATTAAATAAATTAAAGGAAGCCAAATTTGGTAAAGAGGGTGATTTATTTAAAAAGAGAAAAGAATTAATTAAACCTATCCAAGATAAGGTATTTGATGCTATTCAAAAACTTGCTCAAAACGAAGGAATTGATTTCGTTTTCGACAAATCTGGTGCAGTAACAATGCTTTTTGTTAATGCGAAGTATGATCGAAGTGATGAGGTTCTGGAAATTCTTGGGATTGAAAATATCGAGAAATAA
- a CDS encoding OmpH family outer membrane protein produces the protein MKAIKNVIAVMLILFSIGVSAQNIKIGHINTSQLLATLPEVETAKQSLMVYQKELEAQVDVLVNEYRLKIADYEQKAPNWTNAVKKDKETEIMQLEERIKVFQEEATNELSEKEKALLQPILDKVKAAVEEVAKEKNYDYILDTSGGSVLFSKDSDNVTSFVKKKLGLENK, from the coding sequence ATGAAAGCCATTAAGAATGTAATTGCAGTAATGCTCATTTTATTTAGTATAGGTGTTAGTGCCCAAAATATTAAAATTGGACATATTAATACGTCACAGCTGCTTGCAACACTTCCTGAGGTCGAAACTGCAAAACAAAGTTTAATGGTATATCAAAAAGAACTGGAAGCGCAGGTGGATGTTTTGGTTAATGAGTATCGATTGAAAATTGCTGATTACGAGCAAAAGGCACCAAATTGGACCAATGCTGTTAAGAAAGATAAGGAAACTGAGATTATGCAATTAGAAGAGCGAATTAAAGTATTCCAGGAAGAAGCAACAAATGAATTGTCCGAAAAAGAAAAAGCGCTATTGCAACCAATTTTGGATAAAGTTAAAGCTGCAGTAGAAGAAGTAGCTAAAGAGAAAAATTACGATTATATTCTTGACACATCTGGAGGATCCGTATTGTTTTCCAAAGATTCTGATAATGTTACTTCTTTTGTTAAGAAGAAACTCGGTCTTGAAAATAAATAG